Proteins from a genomic interval of Paenibacillus sp. FSL R5-0623:
- a CDS encoding YheC/YheD family protein, whose translation MLFERDKWLQYGILRDEPSLAERLPETQLLEKDTLTKMLLQYPSVVLKPRDGSYGRDILFIRRDGAKAYRIQNENNTVTMRDNDQLLEWLEQTNKSDEYIVQKRLQLAQIKHRPFDIRIMVQRKKGSSSNWNVTGSYAKVAAQGYQVTNVNNRPIPVLKALRLARIGDRRLLVKAEQVARLAAKRLGEHYPMLRQVGFDIAIDKKLRIWIIEGNYQPALRPFRLLKDSSMHRRILWYKEH comes from the coding sequence ATGTTATTCGAAAGAGACAAATGGTTGCAGTATGGCATTCTGCGCGATGAGCCCTCTCTTGCTGAACGGTTGCCAGAAACACAGTTGCTTGAGAAGGATACGCTAACGAAGATGCTTCTTCAATATCCCAGCGTTGTACTGAAACCTCGCGATGGGAGTTACGGAAGGGATATCCTGTTCATTAGACGAGACGGCGCAAAAGCCTATCGTATTCAAAATGAAAATAACACGGTCACCATGAGAGACAACGATCAGTTACTCGAATGGCTCGAACAAACAAACAAAAGTGATGAATATATTGTCCAAAAGCGTCTGCAGCTTGCTCAAATTAAACACAGGCCGTTCGACATTCGGATCATGGTTCAGCGCAAAAAAGGCTCCTCGTCCAATTGGAACGTGACAGGTTCCTATGCTAAAGTTGCGGCACAAGGATACCAAGTCACCAATGTGAATAACCGCCCCATTCCAGTCCTTAAGGCACTGAGACTAGCTCGAATTGGAGATCGGCGCTTACTTGTCAAAGCGGAACAAGTTGCACGATTAGCTGCCAAACGATTGGGAGAGCATTACCCTATGCTTAGACAAGTTGGGTTCGATATAGCCATCGACAAGAAACTGCGAATTTGGATTATCGAAGGCAATTATCAACCAGCCTTACGGCCTTTCCGACTTTTGAAAGATTCCTCGATGCACCGAAGAATATTATGGTACAAAGAACATTAA